A window of Salvia splendens isolate huo1 chromosome 8, SspV2, whole genome shotgun sequence genomic DNA:
GCACACTGCAGCTGGCCTGGTGTTTCTTGCTACTCAAATGACATAGATTTTCGAGTGGAAAAGTTGGAGCTGAAGGCGTTCGGGCTCACCGGGGTTCTAGAAGACTCGTATTCGTTCTTGTGTGGGGTTCCTGATCTGGTACTTATTGATCTCAGCAGCAACAATTTCAGTGGAAGAGTTCCTACTGTGGTTGGAAACTGCAGTCAGCTTATCGATGTTAATCTCAACAACAATCACCTGTCAGGACCAATTCCACCTGATGTTTTCAAGCCAGGCAAGCTTCTGGCGCTCGGCTTGGGTGGGAACAAGCTATCTGGCACGATTCCACCCGAGGTAGGCCAATGCAAACGTCTTGAATATCTTGCATTGAACGCGAGCTCATTGAGCGGTGAAGTTCCAAGTGAGCTGTTTTCAGTTCTGAATTTGAAGTATCTCTATTTGGATTTGAATAAATTCAACGGCACATTACCTCAATTCCCATCAAGATGCCCACTTGTTGAACTGGTTCTGCTAAACAATTCATTCCATGGCTCCTTGCCAACGTCCATAAGCAACTGTCGGGATCTCCGATTCCTGGATGCATCTATTAACAAGCTTGGAGGAGTAATGGAGCAGGATATCTTCACGGGGCTGATGCAACTTGACGAACTGTCCCTTGCTCGAAACAACTTTGAAGGGCAAATTCCTATGTCCGTCTGGAGTCTCAGGAATATAACGAGCCTCATGCTTTTTGGAAACAAGTTCAATGGGAGCATTCCTGAAGATATCAGGCGATGTGATAAGCTTGCTCGCCTCGACTTATCAGAAAACGTCTTGACTGGTCCTATTCCAGCTTCAGTTTCTTATCTCAGGAATTTGCGGATCATGAATCTCTATAAAAATAGGCTCAGTGGTCCTATACCCCAGGGAATTGGAAACTGCACTTCTCTAACAGATGTTGTTTTGCGCGAAAACAACATCAGTGGAATTCTTCCTCCTGAGTTATGTGGTCTCCGGAGTTTGGAGTTTCTCATGCTGAGTCACAATCATATTGAGGGCCCTATACCGGATTGTATAGGAAGTTTGATCTCTCTTCAAGTGTTCAGCGTTTACAATAATAGCATGACAGGCAGAGTACCACCTGGTATTACCAAGTTGACCAACCTTACAACTCTTAATTTGGCTGTAAACAACTTAGATGGGGTGATTCCATCAGATCTGGGCAAGAATCTCGTTCCTGGTTTGGATATCTTGGATCTTACAGGAAATCAGTTCACGGGAGAACTTCCACTCTCTGCATGTTCTGGCAACCGTCTTCGACGTTTCACCCTTGGCGACAACAAATTTGTAGGCAGTTTCCCCACAGAAATCATCAAATGTAAGTCTCTAATTAGATTGTCTCTTGACAACAATAGCTTGCAAGGAAGCATACCGAATGAGCTGGAAAATTCATCCAgcattgaatattttaatattcgAGGAAACATGTTTGAAGGACCTATCCCAACAGTCTTTGGTTCCTGGAGCAATCTCTCAACTGTTGATCTTTCAGACAATAAGTTTTCAGGCTCAATACCTAAGGAATTTGGGGGACTTCAAAATCTGGTAGAAATGAATATTTCTTCAAACAGATTGACAGGGGAAATTCCACCCGAGCTGAGTCGTTGTCCAAAGTTAGACAAACTAGACCTCAGCAAGAATGAACTTGAGGGAGGCGTCCCGTCTGAGATCCTTTCTTCAGCATCACTGTCGATCATTCAGTTTCAGGACAACAAATTGACAGGCATGATCCCCAATGCTTCTGTGAGTAGCCAAAAACTTCAAGTGCTGCAGCTTGGGGACAATTTGCTTGAGGGTCACTTTCCTTGCAGTCTGAATAAAGATCTTAGTAGCTTGAACCTCAGTAGTAACAAGTTTTCTGGAGAAATACCCAGGTGCATTGGCAATCTCAAAAAGTTGGAGATTCTTGATATCTCAAGCAACGATTTCTCAGGCGAGATACCATCAGAGGCAAAAAATATGGAATCACTTCGATTTCTGAACATATCATATAATCAACTCACAGGCCAAATTCCTGCTGCTTGGGCAAAGCCATTGGAGCATCCCGGAACATCTGACGGAAATCCAGGACTCTGCCTAGCATCCATAAATGGCGGCAACTGCAGAAGTCACAAGAAAGCACATCGAGGAGGCCTCCTTGCTGGTATAATAACCGGATCATTTTTCTTGACAGCATGCCTTCTTGCCACCATATATGTGTTAGTAACTCGTTTTTGGCACCGTACCGCATCAACTCCTGAACAGTCGCTGTTGCACGATCAATCAAGCTACGAAGACTTACCAGATGATCTGAAATTTGTTGACATTCTTCGTGGAACCGAAGGTTGGAGTGATAAATATGTGATTGGAAGAGGCAAGCATGGAACTGTTTATAGAGCACAATCGATGAAATCAAAAAAGCACTGGGCAATTAAGAAGGTGGATCTAACTGAGGAAAAATCCAACACGGAGATGAGAATTTTGAACCTAGTCAGGCATAGAAATATACTTAGAATGGAAGGATACAGCATCAGGAATGGATATGGATACATAGTTACAGAATACATGCCTGAAGGTACTCTTTATCATCTGCtgcacaagaggttgcctcggGTAGCTTTGACCTGGGAGCAACGATGCCGTATTGCTCTTGGAATAGCTCAAGGTTTGTCGTATCTTCACCATGATTGTGTACCTCCAATCATTCACAGAGATATTAAATCAGACAATGTACTGCTGGACTCTGAATTTGAACCGAAGATTGGAGATTTTGGGACAGCGAAACTGGATTCAGATGTTGATGAAGACGAAACAGATTCTACAATTGTTGGAACACTTGGCTATATAGCACCAGGTAAGCATCGGCTAATCTTTACCTTTCAGATATTCTATGCTACTATCTTGTGGATTTCAACAGTTACAACATGTTCAGAAATCAAGACTTTTTTTCAAGAATCTAACCTCATAAAGCCTTACTGTTTTCGTTTCAGAGAATGCATACTCATCAAGGTTGACGGATAAATGTGATGTGTACAGCAATGGTGTAATTTTGCTGGAGCTTCTTTGCAGAAAATTACCTGTGGATCCCAGCTTTGATGAGGGCTTAGATATTGTCTCATGGGTAAGGACGACACTACATGGTTACAACCATCACTTCGGTTTCTTGGATGAAGAAATCATGCACTGGGAGAGAGAGGACCAGCAAGAAGCAGTGGAGATGGTGGATCTTGCTTTAAAATGCACAGAAATGGTTCCAGATATCAGGCCCTCAATGAGAGATGTAGTGAGTTCTCtgcttaaatttaaaaaaaaaaaaatttgaggtgAATGTGAGAATTCACTCATAGATTAGATCAACCATGACACAGTTGGACATTTTTATCTGATAACCTGTAAAGTTGTAgatgataaataaaaataagccACAAGATACCGTCACCAATTTTATATGAATGTACTTGGATTGTTCGCTAGAAAGGGGATCACTTCCTAAAATATACTTACTGTTTAGTAGTATCTGCTTAAGCTCTTGTGCTGCACCAAACATATGAAAAAGGTACAGCCAAAACATGTGCACTTATTATGCCAAAAAATGTGCTACCCATTAATGCACATGCATTATATATACAACAATTTACCAATTGGACAGATACTAACATTTGTACACTAGAAAGTATCATATATCCAGCAGCACATCTACATCTCTTCCAGCAGATTAAACATAGCTACGATAAGCaaactgaaaaagaaaagaaatctAACAGTAGTAGTTCATTGAGTATGTCTATCTTCTCGAGGAGAAAGGAAACAAAGGCTAGCAGGGCACAATATCAGCGAGCTTCAGTTTAACCTTCAAGAAACCAGCTTGAACTACTACTTCTTCTTTAGATAGATCCACTTCCAACACTGCAGCTTTTTTGTTGAGCGAAGGAACATTCACCATGTCACCAGCCTTTGGAAGTTTAATTTTCTTCTCTGCAATgtgaaacaaacacaaaaagaAAATGGACACTGTAAGAACTAGTTATTTGAGATGGGGATGTCTTGGGCTCTCCTCTGGTTCAatcaatgttatcaatctcgtatggcggcttatggcggtttgcctaaaaaccgccacagggatatggcgtattagtatggcggatatggcggtcaataattaaataaataaaataatacttatatatttatatataattcaaaaattagaaaataatataaatataacatctaaaactattaaaacaattaaaaagcataaaatacaactctaatctccatgtttcttgcataatgccccattcctaaatgcagtacacacgcaatgttgtcaaatggcagatatggcggtgctatggcagcgccATGGTACTATGGCATTTCCATCaccgaacgccatgccatagcgccatggcaCCGCCATATCTGCTATTTGATAACATCCGTTCAATTACGAGTTTGCTCCCAATATTAACCAAATTGTAATGCCTAATTAAACAAGCAAGGCACCTGACTTTGGCGCAGAGTGGTGGTGTCATAAAAAGATTGGACCGATGTTTTGAACTCGATTACCTGTAATTGACTGCTTGGTATTATCCACAGGCTCGGAAGACTCAGTAGCCACACAAGTTCTATTTTCACCTGTAGCAGCAGcatgttgattaaaaatatttgaaGCATGCTTATCTATCTCTGCTTTAGTTTGTTTGAGCAGTGGAGTAGGACGTGATCGAGATTCTCGCAGATTCTTGTGCATGGTGGAACGTGCTGAAGCAGCCATCTTGGATATTTCTCGCACCATTCTTTGTTTTTCCATTATCCCATGTTCTGTGACTCTGTTTCTAGTCAACAGTAGACTCTGGTGAAGTTTCTTTGAAATCCTGAACCCCAAAACAAGGAATTATTTCTGCACCAACAACCAGTTCAACAAAAATGCCCAGCTCAAGCGTAGTTCTAGCAAACTTGCTTTGTACGTATGGTGAGTTTGGGAAGGAAGTATTCCCAGCATCTAACAGTTGCCATTAAGATCATTAGACAGTAAGTGAAATTAATCCCAGCACATTTTCCCTTAGGCCTTAACACTATATTCAGTGCTGAATTTGCCGGTAATATGTCGAATCGCCCGCGCTAACCTAAACCACAAAATATTTTGTCATTGTAAAAAGCTTCTCACCTCAGATAGTGCTGTGATTCATGAACTTTTTCAAGATAATCCTGCTTGAATCTTTCCATATCCATTATTACCTGCACTAAAATTGGAAATGAATTCGCCAGATTGAATGTGTTTGAcgaactagtactccctccgtcccattaaatatgcaacatttgggaatcgacacgagattttatgtagtgttgttttgtgtgttaatgaagagagagtaaagtaaaagagatgaaaagGTAGAGATagagttgtttccattttaggaaacgtttcatttttaatgggacaatccaaaaaggaaaacgtttcatatttaatgggacacagggagtagtatataagaATCACAATTTATTTACTTGAAGCACAACAAATTCTAGAGCTATGGACATTCAAACTAATATCTATTTATTTATCAGGGTTGTAATAAATTCATCTTGGCGAAGTTGACACAGTCAGGATATCACCTTCCTGGGAAATTAACTACTAGTTTATTTCGGGGAAAGGATAATAACAGTGACCAAGAAAAGACATAGAGTTGCAAAGCTGTAAAGAATTCAAGAAACAACTCCTCAATAATCATTGAAATCTCTGAAGTTCAAATGTCATAGATGGATATGAGAATACGTGATCTATTGAAGACTGAATCTCGTATATTTGTTGGGAGATTCAGTGCCCTCTATATAGGCAACCAATCTTGAAGTGTTCATTAAACCAAATCCAAATACCTCATTTATTTCTGCACTAGCTGCTCCATATAGTTTGCGCGCATTACTCAAAATTTCAACAGGCAGTCCGAGCCTCTCAGCAATATTGATAGCATTTGACCGTCCTAAAATTGATGCAAATTAAGTGTATCAAAGAGCTTCGGAATGTAAATGTAGAAAGCAGGAACAAGAATTAGCGGTTGATACTGGATATTTATTGCTaataaaaccaaaacaaaatagGAGAGGGAAGAAATAAGTGGCCATAGGAGCAAGATGAAAATCAAATTGTGTGCCAGAGCTCAAAAATTTCAGCATAGCATCTCACTAGGCCAACAAACAGTAGATATTTCAAACCTGGAACTCCCCAGAGGATCCTGTATGTTGGTTTCAACTCCACTTCATCAAACTCCATGCAGGCATTTTCGAAGGCATTATTGCTGTTATAGGTGAAAAAACAAATGTTAATTGACTACAGTCATGTGTCATTTTCATTTTGACATAAGTTACCTGTATTTAAGACTTTTGAGTTCTCCATGATGTGTAGATGCAACTGTCAACAAGGCCCCGGAATCAGCAAAAGATTCCAGCAGTGACATCCCAAGGGCAGCTCCCTCGAGAGGATTTGTCCCTGCACCTACCTAAAAATGTTGATagaaaatacaaattaattgGTATTTATCAGCAtgctttttattaaaaaaaaggtcCATCATGGCTCACTTGTTTTTATTTGATACTATTTTCTAATAAAAAATATGTCAACTGCTTTTCAACACATGAACTGAAGAGTGTATAATTTAAATTCCATACTTCATCCAAGAGCACCAACGACAGACTGGTAGATAGACACTTGATTTCCTGTAAGGTTCAAAGTAGGAGTTAAAAAATGAGTTTCAACAAGGGAACGAATCAGGAAAGCAGTTACAATTCATCAAGTATTATGAGCACGAATATAATAAATAGAGTTCAGTACATCTCATAACAAAGTACTGATCCAGTTTGAGTGTTATTGAACAGTTGAAGTTCATGTTGCTACATCATGACCAGGGAAATTGAAGGGGGAAAGTTCTCACAGGGACCACCTCATAATCACCATCAGTTACAAATGAAAGGTAAACACTAAACACTAATCTAAGGATCCAGTTACATGACACAAAAGAAGTTATGTTGCCAACTTACACTAATTTGTTTTAGATGGCCAGAGAAGGTAGATAAAGATTGAGATAGAGACTGTTCATCACCAATATCAGCAAGTACATAGTCAAACCAGGGAACTTTTGCCCCTTCTGAAGCCAAAACATATAGACCTACAGTAATGTCATTGACCTTGATAGCATCAGCACATATTAGGAGATAAAACACAATAAGTAAAACAAATCATCAGCTATATGTTTGGTACTTTGGTATATGATAATCCTTGGATGAGATCAATATATAGAAAagtaaaagaacaaaaaaatttaacataCCTGATTTTGCCATCATAGCAGCCAATCCAACTGTTTTCAGGCAAATGGTTTTGCCTCCGGTGTTGGGGCCAGTTATAATCAGAACTCTAGTTTTCTGGGATATCAATATATCGAAAGGGACTGGACGAACTTGCTTCAACTTAGCAACCTGAAATAACAATTTAGAGATCACAAAAGCTATACTCCTGGTAGCTATGCTTGAAACAGCAGGGTACTTTTCTGTGAAGGTTTTTACCTGCATTTCCAAAGCTGATACATTCAAATCTTCTTTAAACTTTGCAGATCCTCCAAGCTGTTTCCTTCTCCTGATCTCCTGGCAAAAGCATATGATTACAAGGGAACTTATAGATCTCAAATCACACCCTAAACCGTAATACAAAGATTGTATTGAGTATGCCACTAAAGGGAATGCTCTACTGCACCCTAACGATTACTAACAAGGAGAAAAATATAGCACCAAGTGAAGATGTAACTAGCAAACGGGCCATCAAGATGATTTCTCGCAGTATTTGTCATGCTAATAGTAGCTCCTGAAGCTAGATCATCCGCAGCAAGTTCGACACATGTAACTGTCTTATCAGCCATTTGCAAGTCACATGATAAAAGCACATGCCATGTCGTACAGTTAATAAATTCAGGCTCCGTCACTTAAACATTCTCTTTAGGCTCATTACCCCGAAGGAGCTCTATATTTACCCAACAAGACAATGTCACAATATGGGTCATTCTTCCTTCACTTTCCCCTACATCCCTATCCAAAACTTAGAAAAACATAGGAACAGAAAGAAGCTATGTGTGGTAGTGAACCTTGTAAAAATCATATGCTAACACTTAACCATCCATGTAGTGCGCAAGTAAAATCAAACCAGATAATGTTTTTAAGGATTGTTCTCTTCCAGTCCTATACATATATATCTGAAATATGATTGTATGAAGAGACATGAATATAAATGAAGCATAACGTACAGCATTTGCATTACTGAGATCTTTCATGGCCATCTGTAATCTGTGACGATGCTTCTGAAGCAATAACGGATGGTGAGCTTTAGGCAGA
This region includes:
- the LOC121744054 gene encoding leucine-rich repeat receptor-like protein kinase PEPR2, with protein sequence MFIVILGYVLFLVPLPSASQPQAALQLLRFRDSLPEASKSLLQWNPTTSASAHCSWPGVSCYSNDIDFRVEKLELKAFGLTGVLEDSYSFLCGVPDLVLIDLSSNNFSGRVPTVVGNCSQLIDVNLNNNHLSGPIPPDVFKPGKLLALGLGGNKLSGTIPPEVGQCKRLEYLALNASSLSGEVPSELFSVLNLKYLYLDLNKFNGTLPQFPSRCPLVELVLLNNSFHGSLPTSISNCRDLRFLDASINKLGGVMEQDIFTGLMQLDELSLARNNFEGQIPMSVWSLRNITSLMLFGNKFNGSIPEDIRRCDKLARLDLSENVLTGPIPASVSYLRNLRIMNLYKNRLSGPIPQGIGNCTSLTDVVLRENNISGILPPELCGLRSLEFLMLSHNHIEGPIPDCIGSLISLQVFSVYNNSMTGRVPPGITKLTNLTTLNLAVNNLDGVIPSDLGKNLVPGLDILDLTGNQFTGELPLSACSGNRLRRFTLGDNKFVGSFPTEIIKCKSLIRLSLDNNSLQGSIPNELENSSSIEYFNIRGNMFEGPIPTVFGSWSNLSTVDLSDNKFSGSIPKEFGGLQNLVEMNISSNRLTGEIPPELSRCPKLDKLDLSKNELEGGVPSEILSSASLSIIQFQDNKLTGMIPNASVSSQKLQVLQLGDNLLEGHFPCSLNKDLSSLNLSSNKFSGEIPRCIGNLKKLEILDISSNDFSGEIPSEAKNMESLRFLNISYNQLTGQIPAAWAKPLEHPGTSDGNPGLCLASINGGNCRSHKKAHRGGLLAGIITGSFFLTACLLATIYVLVTRFWHRTASTPEQSLLHDQSSYEDLPDDLKFVDILRGTEGWSDKYVIGRGKHGTVYRAQSMKSKKHWAIKKVDLTEEKSNTEMRILNLVRHRNILRMEGYSIRNGYGYIVTEYMPEGTLYHLLHKRLPRVALTWEQRCRIALGIAQGLSYLHHDCVPPIIHRDIKSDNVLLDSEFEPKIGDFGTAKLDSDVDEDETDSTIVGTLGYIAPENAYSSRLTDKCDVYSNGVILLELLCRKLPVDPSFDEGLDIVSWVRTTLHGYNHHFGFLDEEIMHWEREDQQEAVEMVDLALKCTEMVPDIRPSMRDVVSSLLKFKKKKI
- the LOC121744055 gene encoding endonuclease MutS2-like, coding for MPSLPFLHKFYRSPFHATALGISTTAAASTITTTATAKFVQFQLRIAPLNFRGKALIAAAASGDSSVKGDDHPSIVLDSLRVLQWDQLCDCVASFAGTTLGKQATKDQLWNLNKTYKLSIRLLGETKAAVEMHKYGAMTDFTGIDVALVETGIKCARRGFPVSGSEAMALVVLLRLAETLQFNIKAAIKEDSDWFMRFIPLSELITELVISQSLIKFIEQLVDEDGSVKDSASSNLRQSRDRVRHLEKKLYLLMENVIRNEAKETSTLEICNIDGRWCISSVAARSLNIEGLLLASGAGAGNLIEPLSAVPLNDELQQARDSVAKAEQEVLLKITKKMQIDLNDIENIFNSIIKIDTINARAKYSISFEGACPDLYLPKDKDRAIHAETPSEEEILSEQTRRTWILYLPKAHHPLLLQKHRHRLQMAMKDLSNANAEIRRRKQLGGSAKFKEDLNVSALEMQVAKLKQVRPVPFDILISQKTRVLIITGPNTGGKTICLKTVGLAAMMAKSGLYVLASEGAKVPWFDYVLADIGDEQSLSQSLSTFSGHLKQISEIKCLSTSLSLVLLDEVGAGTNPLEGAALGMSLLESFADSGALLTVASTHHGELKSLKYSNNAFENACMEFDEVELKPTYRILWGVPGRSNAINIAERLGLPVEILSNARKLYGAASAEINEVIMDMERFKQDYLEKVHESQHYLRISKKLHQSLLLTRNRVTEHGIMEKQRMVREISKMAASARSTMHKNLRESRSRPTPLLKQTKAEIDKHASNIFNQHAAATGENRTCVATESSEPVDNTKQSITEKKIKLPKAGDMVNVPSLNKKAAVLEVDLSKEEVVVQAGFLKVKLKLADIVPC